In a single window of the Cygnus olor isolate bCygOlo1 chromosome 5, bCygOlo1.pri.v2, whole genome shotgun sequence genome:
- the LOC121071152 gene encoding inositol 1,4,5-trisphosphate receptor-interacting protein-like 1: MASALFFILTFLGFGPQKVGDELDADTNEPIQQRAEMLQERMMQLLLEIEKRDQEHHRRGGMQAVLLSVLLRWQFWFSIGVLVLFFWYLWRLLRRIREPDSSSEEESSSSEEEEEEQERPRPNPNDADDLADYVSQRIYWPLPNPIIRCYQVVEVVEDLLNVYSSVFQETFFPELQSAIGVGSAFEGWSPRENDTVYRLLMPMTAPRGHSFHLELGNEDDMLARNSSIRVELECTCAREQAFEDMLCFLHHSEDELKNQEPSLLDTLCTDSYLDAEKTARWFQNFVKTAWVVMPQSHIYNVKVLPSSRSCKFQMTNATKRNLTIEIIFGVQQGNSDIFLSSQRTEAIFTRSTTWPQSCAVAERKFFQHINTEAWFYSLHLKCMQICARMLVGTSISTYVIKTVVMHLLTTIPLETWHREDFLLRLDDIIRYLHCCLEEKRLNHFFFGNEMVPDVIVLPPAFQFSGPVNLFEHLEQDTHAYTHALEEFQELRNRLTRLMIYGR; encoded by the coding sequence TTTTTCATCCTGACGTTCCTGGGTTTTGGCCCGCAGAAGGTCGGCGATGAACTAGATGCAGATACAAATGAGCCCATACAGCAGCGTGCGGAGATGCTGCAGGAGCGCATGATGCAGCTCCTGTTGGAAATTGAGAAGAGGGACCAGGAGCACCACAGGCGTGGTGGCATGCAAGCCGTGCTCTTATCTGTGTTGCTGCGCTGGCAGTTCTGGTTCAGCATTGGAGttcttgtccttttcttttggtaCCTGTGGCGGCTTCTTAGAAGGATCCGAGagcctgacagcagcagtgaggaggaGAGCTCCAGTAGcgaagaagaggaggaagagcaagaaagacCACGACCAAACCCCAATGATGCAGACGATCTGGCTGATTATGTAAGTCAGCGCATCTACTGGCCACTTCCAAATCCAATCATCAGATGCTATcaggtggtggaggtggtggaaGACCTCCTGAATGTCTACAGCTCGGTCTTTCAAGAGACTTTCTTTCCGGAGCTGCAGTCAGCCATCGGAGTGGGCAGTGCCTTTGAAGGTTGGAGTCCCCGTGAGAATGACACTGTCTACCGCCTGCTTATGCCCATGACAGCCCCCCGTGGGCACTCCTTCCACCTGGAGCTGGGCAATGAGGATGATATGCTGGCAAGGAACTCCTCTATCCGTGTCGAGCTGGAGTGCACGTGCGCGAGGGAGCAGGCCTTTGAGGACATGCTGTGCTTCCTCCACCATTCTGAGGATGAGCTGAAAAATCAGGAGCCGAGCCTCCTAGACACCCTCTGCACCGACTCCTACCTAGATGCGGAGAAGACTGCAAGGTGGTTCCAGAACTTCGTGAAAACAGCCTGGGTGGTTATGCCTCAGTCGCACATTTACAATGTAAAAGTGCTACCTTCCAGCCGCTCCTGCAAGTTCCAGATGACAAATGCTACCAAGAGAAACCTCACCATTGAGATAATATTTGGGGTTCAGCAAGGCAATTCAGACATCTTCCTGAGCAGCCAGAGGACGGAGGCCATCTTTACCCGCAGCACAACATggccacagagctgtgctgttgCAGAGAGGAAGTTCTTCCAGCACATAAACACCGAAGCCTGGTTCTACAGCTTACACCTCAAGTGCATGCAGATCTGCGCCCGTATGCTCGTGGGCACAAGCATTTCCACTTATGTCATCAAGACTGTTGTCATGCACCTCCTGACCACCATCCCCTTGGAAACGTGGCACAGGGAGGATTTTCTGCTGCGGCTGGATGATATCATTCGGTACCTGCACTGCTGCCTGGAAGAGAAACGCCTCAACCACTTCTTCTTTGGCAACGAGATGGTGCCCGATGTGATTGTCCTGCCACCAGCCTTCCAATTTTCTGGCCCAGTCAACCTTTTCGAGCACCTGGAGCAGGACACGCATGCCTACACCCACGCGCTGGAAGAGTTCCAGGAGCTGCGCAATCGGCTCACAAGACTGATGATCTATGGACGCTGA